A genomic stretch from Lathyrus oleraceus cultivar Zhongwan6 chromosome 2, CAAS_Psat_ZW6_1.0, whole genome shotgun sequence includes:
- the LOC127122730 gene encoding uncharacterized protein LOC127122730, producing the protein MHDIGQSVQQAVPLPVYTDARPVIHTVVPLAAYARHIPHYEDQHHMYQTVESTVAGDEVRFEDFREVKENMQLLEKKFRDLEGDHVFGSAAKEMCLVSGLVIPAKFKTPNFDKYKGHTCPKSHLIMYYRKMAAHVEDDKLMIHYFQDSLSEAPSKWYLSLDQNRIRCFQDLSDAFIKHYKYNMEMAPDRRQLQSMFQHDKESFKEYAQRWRELASQVEPPLAEKELAELFIDTVQPQFYENMVRSASLGFSELVAIGARVEYGVRNGKLAVVAGTSNANQKKFSGGFPRKKEGETNVVTIGQGRAPPRRRPQ; encoded by the coding sequence ATGCACGACATAGGGCAATCTGTCCAACAAGCCGTGCCATTACCGGTTTACACCGACGCACGTCCAGTCATCCATACTGTTGTTCCACTAGCTGCCTATGCTAGGCATATTCCTCACTATGAAGATCAACATCACATGTATCAGACTGTCGAATCAACCGTTGCTGGTGATGAAGTAAGGTTTGAGGATTTCAGAGAAGTAAAGGAGAACATGCAGCTCCTTGAGAAGAAGTTCCGAGATTTAGAAGGAGACCACGTCTTTGGATCTGCCGCCAAAGAAATGTGCCTTGTATCTGGGTTGGTGATTCCGGCCAAATTCAAAACTCCAAACTTCGACAAATACAAGGGGCATACTTGTCCAAAGagccatctcatcatgtattacCGAAAAATGGCCGCACATGTGGAAGACGACAAGCTGATGATCCACTATTTTCAAGATAGCTTGAGTGAGGCTCCTTCCAAATGGTATCTAAGTCTGGATCAGAATAGGATCAGGTGTTTCCAAGACCTGTCAGACGCGTTCATAAAACACTATAAATACAACATGGAAATGGCGCCTGACAGAAGACAGTTGCAAAGCATGTTCCAGCATGACAAGGAGtccttcaaggaatatgctcagagatggagggaattggcttCTCAAGTTGAACCACCTCTAGCTGAGAAGGAATTGGCAGAACTGTTTATCGACACTGTCCAACCCCAATTCTATGAAAATATGGTTAGAAGTGCTTCCTTGGGATTCTCCGAGCTTGTGGCTATAGGAGCTCGCGTTGAATATGGTGTAAGAAATGGCAAACTGGCGGTTGTAGCTGGAACTTCAAATGCTAATCAAAAGAAGTTCTCTGGAGGGTTTcccagaaagaaggaaggggaaacaaATGTTGTGACTATTGGTCAAGGAAGAGCTCCTCCAAGAAGGAGACCACAATAA